From Polaribacter haliotis:
TCTAAACCAAATTGTAAAGAAGGAAAAATTTTATCTATAAAAGCAACTGTACATAACAAACCTATTGGATGTGCCAATTTTTTTAAAAAGCTGTCTATTTTTAAATTTGTAGTCTTATTTATTAAATATTTAATTTTTTGAAGAATAAAAAATGCAATTTTTTTTATGATAAAAAACACTAAATAAGCCAATATAAAGAGCACTATTAATCCTACAAACTGCCATAATTCTATTCCTAAAAATTCTTTATGACCTGCAACAGGAATTATATTCTGCAATTTTTGAACATACCAAGGAAAAGTTTCTTTGTATAAAGTATCTATTTTCGCCACAGTTTCAGAAGAATAATACCATTTACCTCCTATTTTTTCGACATAAATCTCTGGCATTCTTTCAGGGAATATTACATATCTGTAATAAGAAGTATAACCAATTGTGTCTTTGTAATTATTGTTTGTAGGAACTTTATTTAATTCTACATACAAACCTTTACCATCTAAAACCTGCTTAATTTTAATCGCTTTTTGAATTGCTTTTTCTTCAGAAAGGCCTAAAATAGATTTTGCCGCTTTTTTGGGTTCGTAAGAATCGGATTGCAAAAAATACAAATGCGTGTAAATGGTAGCATGTGGATTGCTTAAATTTACTTTAATGGAATCCTTTTCTTGTTCTTGAGAGACTAAAGTAGATGTAATAAAAAATAAGAGTAAAAATAAGTTACGCATCACTAATTTGTTAAATTATTGTTAATCGATTTTGCAAATTTAAACCTTTTCAAATTTGATTAGTCAAAGAAGTATAAATAATAAAAAATAGAATGAAAAAAATAGTTAGTATACTCGTATTAGTTTTAGCAGTTACGTTTTCTGCTCAAGCTCAAAAAAAAGGTAAAAAAGGATCTGCTGAAAAACAAGTAGAAAAAACCTTAAAAAAAATGACTGCAGATTTAGATTTAACAACTGCACAACAAAATGAAATTAAACCTTTGTTAATTGCACAGATTGCTGATAGAAAAGAAATGATGAAAAGCAGAAAAGCAATGAGAGATTCTGGAGAAAAGCCTTCTAAAGAAGCTATGAAAGAAATGAGAAAGGCAAGAAAAAGCAAAGAGAAAGAAATGAATGAAAAAATGAAAGCAATTTTATCTGAAAGCCAATTTTCTACATTTGAAAAAATGCAAAAAAAAGGAAAAGAGAAAATTAAAAAAGGAATAAGTAACTAGTTTTTTGGGTTGATTGATTAGTTAATTGATGGTGCTCAGATTCTTAATTGAATCTGAGTTTTTTTATTTAAAAATAAACTTAAATAATTGTTAATTAAGACAATACAATTAAACCTTTCTTATTATCGAAAGTCTTAGTAGTATAAAAAATAACATTAAAATTTATAAAAGATGAAAAAATTAGCAAGTATTTTAGTAATGGTTTTCGCATTTACTTTTGCGACACAAGCACAGAAAAAAAGAAAACAAGAAAGACCACAATTAACAGTGGAACAACATACAGATTTAGCTATTAAACAAATGACTTTGGCTTTAGATTTATCTGAAAAGCAACAATATAGAATTAAACCTATGATTGCTACAAAAATGGCAGAGAGAAAAGCTTTTATGGAAAAAAGAAAAGAAGCTAGGAAAGATAAAAAAAGACCAACTTCAGATGAGATTTATGCTATGAAAAGCAAAATGTTAGACAACAAAATCGCAGTAAGAAATAACATGAAAGAAATCTTAAACAAAGAACAGTTTGAGAAATTTGAAAAAATGCAGAAAAAGAGAAAAATGAAAGGGAAAAAAATGATGAAAAAAGGCAAAAAAGGAGAAAGAGGAGAAAGAGGTAAGAAAAGAAATAAAAAAGAATAAAATAGTTTTGGTTAATTAGTTTAGTTGATTGATAAAACCCGATTTCTTAACTGAAATCGGGTTTTTAGTTTTTATGAATTGTTACAGATTGCGTTAGGGATTGAAGCATTTGTTTGAGCTCTTTTTTCTTTTTCAGAAAAAAAGCGAGTGCGTAAAGCCCGACCTTTTTAGGGAACGCCCAAATATTACTATTTAAACCAACTTGAATACTTTACATAATTATTAGCAATTCTATTGATTTCTCCAGAAATTAATTCTTGCGAAATATCTTTTACTTTCTTGGCAGGAACTCCTGCATAAATACTTCCACTTTTTACGTGTGTATTTTTGGTAACTACTGCTCCTGCTGCAATAATTGAGTTAGATTCTATAATACAATCGTCCATAATTATAGAACCCATTCCAACCAAAACATTATCGTGAATTGCACAACCATGTACAATAGCATTGTGCCCAATAGAAACATTATTACCAATTGTTGTTGGCGATTTTAGATAGGTTGCATGGATTACTGCTCCATCTTGTATGTTTACCTTATTTCCAATTTTAATATAATGTACATCTCCACGAATTACAGCATTGTACCAAATAGAACATTCTTTCCCTAATGAAACTTCTCCAAGAATAGTGGCATTTTCTGCGACAAAACAATCAGTTGGTATTTGTGGGTGTTTTCCGTTTACAGATTTAATTATTGGCATAATTTATACTTATTTAATGTAGAGAAGTAAATTTAGACTTGGCAAGATTATTAGTTATTTTTTATTTGGTTAACAAGTGTTGACCAATAGAAATTGTATTATTTTTTAAACCGTTAATTTCTTTTAAAACTGCAACTGTAGTATTAAATTTTCTTGAAATAGAATATAAAGTATCGCCTTTTTTTACGGTGTAATATTGCCCTGCAACTTTTTCAATTACAATAGGTTTCTCGAAAGTTTCTCCGTCATTTAACTCCTTAATTTCTTCAGAAAACTCGTCTTTTTGTACTATATCGAATTCGTATAATTTATAGTCTTTTATAATTTTTAACAACTTTACTGGGTATTTTCTATCGGTTGCATAACCAGCTTTACGTAGACCATAAGCCCATTTTTTATAATCTGTTATTCTATAATTAAACAAAAATGCATAACGTTTTCTTTGCGTTAAAAATAAGGAATGATCGTTGTACGAAGTTTCTGGATATACGTATTTTCGGAAACATTCTCCCTTTTCATCATCATCGTGATAAACTCTTTCGCCTTTCCATTGTGTATGGCATTTTATTCCAAAATGATTGTTAGATTTTAAGGCTAATTCGCTTCTTCCTTTTCCAGATTCTAAAATTCCTTGTGCTAAAGTAATACTTGCAGGAATTTTATATTCGTGCATTTCTTTTACAGCAATTGCAGCATATTTACGTATGTAGGCAAGTGTGTATTTATTTAATTTCGGGTTTGTATCTTTAAGTTCTTTGGTAAGCTTTTCTTCATCCACAGAAGGTAATTCTACTGGTTCTGGCTCTATTATTACAACTCCAGGGTTTTTCTTGTTAATTACCTTTTTCTTAGAACCACAATTAGATAATAACAACAATAAAACACAGCCAAGTAAAATTTTTAACTTCATAAATTATTAATAATTTGCTGGTTCTTCTTTTCTAATTTTTGATTAAAACCCTCAATTCCCTGAATTCCTCCTGTATGAATTGCCAGTATTTTACTATTCTCTGGAAAATAATCTTTTTCTATTAAATCTAAAATGCCAAATAGCATTTTTCCAGTATAAACTGGATCTAACAAAATATTGGTTTGTTTAGAAAAATCATTTATAAATTGAATTAATTCCTCTGTATATTTTGCATAGCCACCAAAATGATAGTCTTTATTTAACGACCAGCTATCGTTTTTAATTGCATACTTTTTTATTTCCTCAACAATAAAACCTCCATTTAAAGCAGGGAAACCAATTACTTTTTGCTTCTTTTTTTTAGACTTAATTAACCCTGCAATAGTACCTCCAGTTCCAACAGCCACACAAATATAATTAAAAACGGTATCTTCTTTTGTTAAAATTTCTTGGCAACCTTCTACTGCTAAACCATTTGTACCACCTTCTGGAACCAAATAAAAATCGCCCCATTTGTTTTTCATCTTTTCTGTAAAGCCAAAAGAATCTTTTTGTCTATAGATTTCTCTAGAAACAAAATTAAATTTCATTCCATTGTTATGCGCTTCTCTTAAAGTTGCGTTTTCTTCTAAAGTTTTTTTGAGATTTTTACCCAACTCATCTCCTCTTATAATTCCAAAAGTTTTTAAACCTGATAATTTTCCAGCGACTGCAGTTGCTGCAATATGGTTGGAGTATGCTCCTCCAAAGGTTAAAATTGCTTTTTTTTTCAGTTTTTTAGCTTCTGCTAAATTGTATTTTAATTTTCGAAATTTGTTTCCGGAAACAAAAGGATGAATTAAATCTTCTCTTTTAATGAAGAGTTCTACTTTTTTTTCTTCTAAAATAGAAAGATGAATTTGTTGATTTTCGGATATTATTTGTTTGTTAAAGTTCATATTTGAAAAAACCTCACAGATTAATAATAATCTCCGAGATTAGGATTTTGTTTTAAGAGAAATTAGCAACTTCAGATTCAACCTTTTCCCATTGTTCCATTAAAGAATCTACTTTTGCTTTTTTTGCTTTGTATTTCTCGAAGAAGTTTGGCCTTGAAGAAACTTCATCATAATTTTGCGCCAATTCTAAATCTATCTTTTCTATTTCTTTTTCTAAATCTGCAATTTCAGTTTCTATATTAGAAAGCTTATTATTTAATTTTTTTAGCTGTTTTTCTTGCTCTCTAGATAGTTGATGTGCTTCTTTTTTAGACGTATCTTTATCTATCTTAACAACCGTTTTCTTTTCTGCTTCACGTAAATTTTCCATTTTGTGTTGCTCTAAGAAATAATCGATATCGCCTAAATATTCTTTAATTTCTTTGTCTTTAAAACCATAAACTGTTGTGGTTAATCCTTGTAAAAATTCTCTATCGTGAGAAACTACAATTAAAGTTCCATCAAAATTATTTAAAGCTTCTTTTAATACTGTTTTAGAGGCAATATCTAAGTGGTTTGTTGGCTCATCCATTATTAACACGTTAAAAGGTGATAATAATAATTTACACAATGCCAAACGATTTCTCTCTCCTCCAGAAAGTACTTTTGCCTTTTTATCTACTGCATCTCCACCAAATAAAAACGAACCTAACATGTCTCTAACACGCATTCTGTTTCCATCTGTTGCAGCATCTTCCATAATTTCTAAAACCGTTTTTTCTGGCGGTAAATGCTCTGACTGATTTTGGGCAAAATACCCAACTTCTACATTATGACCCAGTTTTAAATGTCCTTCAAAAGGAATTTCGCCAACCATCATTTTTGCTAGAGTAGATTTTCCTTGTCCATTTTGACCTACAAAAGCAATTTTACTATTTCTTTCAATTAGCAAATCTACACCTTCTAAAACGTGTTTATCTCCATAACTTTTCGAAAGGTTTTCTGCTTCCACAATAATTTTACCAGGATCTTTAGAAATGGCGAAACGCACATTCATGGCTTGGTTATCATCTTGGTCTACTTCAATTAATTCAACTTTATCTAGTTGTTTCATTAAAGATTGCGCCATAGAAGCTTTACTGGCTTTTGCCTTAAACTTATTTATTAAATGTTGTTTTTGTTTGATTTCTTTCTCTTGATTTTTCTGAGCTTGTAACTGCTTTTCCTTAATTTCTCCTCTTAGTAATAAGAATTGAGAATATGGTTTTTTGTAATCGTAAATTTGCCCTAAAGAGATTTCAATTGTTCTATTGGTTACATTATCTAAGAACATTTTATCGTGAGAAACTAATACAATTGCACCAGAATAATTTTTTAAAAAGTTCTCTAACCAAATAATAGATTCGATATCTAAGTGGTTTGTTGGCTCATCTAAAAGTAGAATATCGTTATTTTGAAGTAACAATTTTGCCAACTCGATTCGCATTCTCCAACCTCCAGAAAATGTGTCTGTTAACTTATCGAAATCTTCTCTTTGAAAACCTAAACCTTGTAATATTTTCTCAGTATCTCCTTGATAATTATAACCTCCTAAAAGCTCATAACGTTCTGTTTTTTCGGTTAAATCGATAATTAGTTGGCTGTAACCTTCACTTTCGTAATCTGTTCTTGTAGCTAATTGCTCGTTAATTTCGTCTAATTCTAATTCAATCGCTTTTATTTCTTCAAAAGCTTGGTAAGCTTCTTCCAAAATAGTTCTTCCTTCTACAAAATCGATATCTTGTCTTAAGAAACCCATTCTTATATCCTTGTCAAAAGCCATGGTTCCACCACTAGTTTCTAAATCTTTAGAAAGTACTTTTAAAAGTGTAGATTTTCCAGCTCCATTTTTACCAATAAGTCCTATTCTATCTCCTTTGTTCAACTTAAAAGTGATTCCTGAAAACAAGTCAGTTCCCATAAAGGAAACCGTTAAATTATGTACGTTTAACATGAAAATTTTGTAAATTTGTAAGGCGCAAAGCTACTTAAAAAAATAGAGTTATGATGTTTAAAAAAGGGACAAAAATATACAGCGTTTTAAATGGAAAATGTCCAAGATGTCAAGAAGGTAATTTTTTTAAATATAAATTTACTTTTAATCCTTCTAAAATTACTCAATTACATAGTAATTGCTCGAATTGTAATTTAAAATACATGATGGAACCTTCTTTCTTTTATGGTGCTATGTATGTAAATTATGGAATTACTGTAGGCCTTTCTATAGTTATTTTTTTAATATCAAAACTACTTTTTAATTTAACATTGTTGCAATCTTTTATGGCAATTATTGTTGCTTTAATTGTTTTAGCTCCTGTAAATTTACGTTTATCTCGAATTCTTTGGATAAATATGTTTGTAAGTTTTAAAAAGACTAACACATTTTAAACTACGAATTTATTTAAATATTTAATTTTAAAAAACAGGTATTTATACTCTTATTTGGTTCATTTATTTTTTAGACATTTGCTTTCTAACCAAACTTTTTGAATAATGTTTTTACTAAAAATTATTTCAAAAAAAATTGAAAAATTAAAAGAAAGAAGAAATTACAGAAGAGAACGAAGATTTGCTAATAGTCGTAGAAAAGGATATTATTATCTTAAAAAAAGTGATAAATTAAAAGCAGAACGACCTATTTAAATCTTTTAATGTTTATTTCATCATCTAGCTTTTCGTTATTTGTTAGATGATGAAATAAATTTTTCGCTACTGTTGGAGCAATCATTACTCCACGAGTTCCTAAACCATTTAAAACCGCTAAATTTTTAAATTCTGGATGTACACCAACCATTGGCCTTCTATCTTTTACAGCAGGTCTAATTCCTGCAGACTGGTCTATAATTTTATAAGGTACTGAAATTACTTTTTGTAATTTTTCCACCAACTCTTCTCTTCCTTCTTTGGAAGGTTTAGAAGTTTTATCTAAATGATTAAAAGTTGCTCCAATTTTATAAGTATTGTTTCCTAAAGGCATTACAAATAAAGTTGATTTTAATAAGAAATCGATTTTTAATTTTGGAGCATGAATGGTAATTAATTCGCCTTTTACTTCGTCTAATGGCAAGTGTTTAAAATAGGGGTTTTCTTTTACTCCAAAACCTTCTGCAAATACAATTGTATTGGCTTCTATATCTTTATATTTCGCTAAATTTTCCTCTAAAACAATTTCTTTATGATTGAATTTCTCGAAACGAATCCAATTTTTTTCTTTTAAATAATTTCTGTAAGTTTCTACTAATTTTAGAGTATTTATTCTTCCTCCTTCTTTTACATTTCCAAAGTGATGTTCTCCAATAACACCTGAATAACTACCTTTATCTAATTTCTCATCTAAGAAAGGTGCAACATTTGGTTTATCGAAAGCTGCAAACCAATTGTTTTGGTCTTTAATGGATTTAAAAACCTTTTTGATAACAAATTTTTCATCGAACTTTATATTGAATTTCTTTTCTAATCTTTCGTAGAATGGAAGTGCTACTGCCAATTGTTCTTTGGCGTTCCAAACTGGAGAAAACCTTTTTAAAATTACAGGATTGTATACTCCACCTGCAACTAGAGACGATGTTTGTGAGGCATCTTCGAAAACCATAAATGTTTTTTTTGCAGTTATTAATTCTTCTGCAAATGCTAATCCTGCCAATCCTAAACCAACAATAATATAATCTACTTTCATATTCCAAAAGTAATTAAGTTCTGCTAAAAATTATAGTAATTTAATAAAACATCTAAGTGTGCTTAGCCCTGATTGTAGCATTTGTTTGAGCTCTTTTTTTATGCTATACTCGATTAAGTATCTGTTATAATAATAAAATTACTTTTTAAAAGGTGAGATGCTAAAAAAATTAAGCATAAAAAAAAAGCGAGTGCGTAAAGCAGGAAACAGCTTCAAATAAAAAAACGCTTGCTTGCGCAAACGTTTTTAGTTTTATTAGGATGGAATTAGTAATTCCACATATCCATTTCTTTATTTCTAATATCTTCTTTGATTTTGTTCGCTTCTAATAGCTGGAATAATGAGTTTCCACGAACGTAATCTTCTATTCCTCTATTTCCATAAATATTCTCTTCACGAACAATTACTGAACTAAATCTTCTTGCATTTAATAAATGATCGAATGAAATTGGGTGAGAAGCATTTTGTGGGTTAAACACTTTTGCATCGTGTAAGACACCTCTTGCAGATGGAAAGAAAATCCAGAATAATTCGTACAGTTCTTCGTCTTCAATTTCTTGAACTCCTAGTGTTTGTACATCTTTACCCATTGGTGCTATTGCTAACATTCTGTATTTTAATTCTCCTTGACGTTTATCGAAATACCACATTCCTTTTATCATATAACCTCCAACATCTTCCGATTGAATTCTATAAGTGTCTGAATATCCATTTTCATCACGAACGTTTACCAAACGAGAGTTTATTTCTTCTGGAGTCATTCTAGATGTAAAAAAAGAATCGGAATATGCTTCTTTAATTTTTCCTTGTTGGATTCCTTTGATTAAAGTATCGAACAAAGATCTTCTATCTGTAGAAATATTGGTGGTATCTATTGGAAAATAGTAAGGTAAATTTATTTTCTGATTTAAATCTATAAATTCCCAAACAACTTTCGACCACATAACATCTCTATCATCCACATAACCATAAGGTAATGGACCATCGTTATCTGCAGCTAGTTGTTGCTCACTTTTTACACCAATTTGATCTACAGATTTAGCATTTAATAAGTTTGCTTGCGCACTTACCAAACCTGTTGTTAAAAAAGCGAAAAATAGTATTATACAATTTTTAGTCATAACTAAGTTTATTTTCTAGTTTGTTAACTCTATATTAACGGGTAATACTTTCTTTATTTTGTAAGAGTTATTTTTTATTACTGCTTTAATATCAAAAATATTAATCATATCTCCTCTTCTTGCTTTGGCTAAAGCTTTTTTAGCTGCTGCATTTAATACAGTTCCATTAACAACTATTGCTAATTGTCCAGGAACCTTTACTTTAAAACTTGTTACTCTTAAATCTAAATCGAATAAGAAATCTGGTAAACCTGCACCAATTGGTGTATTTGCTAAACCAGATTTTGGCATTCTTACTGTTCCAAATTGATTTCTAACAGTTCCCATTGCAGCAGGAATATCTTTAATTCTAAAAGTTGAGCTTGTATTTATTGAATTACCATCTGCTAATTTTGCATTTACGCTAATTTTTACAGATGTTCCTCCTTGAGGACTCATCATATATTTACCAGCTCCTGTTTTCCTTAATCCAGGTGCACTAGCTTTAATATCTTTATCTGGAACTCCAGGTAATGAAATAGAAATTGGGTTTTGTAAACCTCTATAAACTACATTCATTTTATCTGCAGAAACTACTGGGGCATTTGGTTTAGAAATTACAGAGTATGTACTTTTAAATGGAACTGGAATTTCCTCGCCATTTTCCATAAAATAAATTGTTCCTTTAATGTCTTTTTCTCCAACACTACCTGCTCTTAAATCTAAAACGACACTACCGTCTTTAAAGTTGTCGTATTTACTACCATTCAATTCTACTCTACTTGGCTTTAAATTGGGGTCGTATCTACCTAAAACTACAGAACCTGTAACTTTATCTCCAGGATAAAAAGCATTTTTGTCTAATTGAACAATTCCATTGTAGTTAGACATAGAAACTTCACTTTCTAATTGACCTCCTAATAAATCTGAAATAATATCACTCTCTGTATTTTTAATATCTGCTTGAATTTGTGTAAAATTTGTTAAAGAAGCAACCATTGGAAATCCTTCGTAACGCGCTTTTAAAAATGGAACAGATTTTTCTGATTCACTAACTTTAACCTCTGCTGTAGAAAATCTACTGTTTAGTACAGGAACAAATTTACTATCTGTACCTAAAACCTGAATAACACTTGTTCTATAACCGTTTATTTTATCTAAAAACTCTTGACCTTCTGCTGTATAACCATCTCCTTTAAAGAAATAAGCATCCAACCAATCTGTTTTATCCATTACTTCATAATCATTCTTATCTTCAATTTCAGAAATCATTTTAGTTTTTAAATCTCCTAAATAGGAATAAAAATCTGATGAATATTCTCTAACCTTATCTGCTTTCGCTTTTAAGGGACCAAATTTCGCTGGTTGTTCTGATGCTTTTGTAGCTAAATTATCATATGCTAAAGCATTTTTTTCTGTTGTAGAAATATTATTTTCTACTAATTTTTCGTTCATAAAACCAAAAGCTGATAACACTTCTTTACTCATATTTAGTGCTAACATTGCAATAAATACAAGATACATTAAGTTAATCATCTTTTGTCTTGCGGACATTTTTCCTCCTGCCATTCTAATTAGTTTTTTAAGTTGTTATACATTTCGTTTTAACTAATTATTATTTTGTTGACATTGCTGAAAGCATTCCTCCATAAACTCCGTTTAAAGAAGACATGTTTTTAGCTAAAGCATCCATTTGTTCTTTTAATCTTTCTGTGTTTTGTACAACTTCTGTATTTAATTCTGTTTGTCTGCTAGAATTTTCTACTTGAATTTTATATAAATTATTCAACGATTCCATTTGAAGTGCTGCCTTAGACATTTCTTCATTATATTTATTTGTTGAAGCTACAGAGCCAGATGCTGCAGATAAACCTTCTGCTGCATTTTGAAAGTTTTTCATACTAGAACCTAAGCTTTCCATTAAACTTGAATCTATTTTTGCTTCTTGTAATAAATTGTCTAATTTTTGAGACAACATACCATCTGCTCCTAATTTCTTCTGGTCTTTTTCTGAAGATATACCATCTGCTAATTCAGGATAAACTTTAGACCAATCTAAATCGTCTTCTGGTGTATCAAAAGCAGAAATTGCAAATACAATTGCTTCCGCAATTAAACCAATAGTTAACATCATTCCTCCAGTTATACCCCAAATTTCGATATGTTGTATTTTAAATAAAGCTCCTATAATTACTACTGCTGCTCCAATTCCGTAAACGAAATTCATAGTTTTTTTGTATGTTCTTGATTGTGCCATAATTTTTTAATTTTTTTTAGGGGTTTTTATGTTATTTATTTACTTGTTAGTTGTTCCTATGTAATTTTGTACGGTTCTAAAACCAATATAACTTCTTGCAGTATCTGCATATTCGTAATCTCTAGAAGCAACTTCCAAGAAATACGCTACATCTTTCCAAGAACCACCTCGTACAATTTTTCTTTTATTTTTTCTATCCTCTACATTAGGGTTCATTGTTGAAGCCATGTAATAAGAAGATAAATTATATGCTGTATTTGTCCATTCCGAAACGTTACCAGCCATGTTGTATAAACCATAATCATTTGCGTTAAAAGATTGTGCTTCCATTGTATATAAAGCGCCATCTACTGCATAATTTCCTCTTACTGGTTTAAAGTTTGCTAAAAAACAACCTCTGTCGCTTGTTGTACTTCCAGTTCCCCAAGGA
This genomic window contains:
- a CDS encoding Spy/CpxP family protein refolding chaperone, which codes for MKKIVSILVLVLAVTFSAQAQKKGKKGSAEKQVEKTLKKMTADLDLTTAQQNEIKPLLIAQIADRKEMMKSRKAMRDSGEKPSKEAMKEMRKARKSKEKEMNEKMKAILSESQFSTFEKMQKKGKEKIKKGISN
- a CDS encoding gamma carbonic anhydrase family protein is translated as MPIIKSVNGKHPQIPTDCFVAENATILGEVSLGKECSIWYNAVIRGDVHYIKIGNKVNIQDGAVIHATYLKSPTTIGNNVSIGHNAIVHGCAIHDNVLVGMGSIIMDDCIIESNSIIAAGAVVTKNTHVKSGSIYAGVPAKKVKDISQELISGEINRIANNYVKYSSWFK
- a CDS encoding glucosaminidase domain-containing protein; this encodes MKLKILLGCVLLLLLSNCGSKKKVINKKNPGVVIIEPEPVELPSVDEEKLTKELKDTNPKLNKYTLAYIRKYAAIAVKEMHEYKIPASITLAQGILESGKGRSELALKSNNHFGIKCHTQWKGERVYHDDDEKGECFRKYVYPETSYNDHSLFLTQRKRYAFLFNYRITDYKKWAYGLRKAGYATDRKYPVKLLKIIKDYKLYEFDIVQKDEFSEEIKELNDGETFEKPIVIEKVAGQYYTVKKGDTLYSISRKFNTTVAVLKEINGLKNNTISIGQHLLTK
- a CDS encoding 1-aminocyclopropane-1-carboxylate deaminase/D-cysteine desulfhydrase, with translation MNFNKQIISENQQIHLSILEEKKVELFIKREDLIHPFVSGNKFRKLKYNLAEAKKLKKKAILTFGGAYSNHIAATAVAGKLSGLKTFGIIRGDELGKNLKKTLEENATLREAHNNGMKFNFVSREIYRQKDSFGFTEKMKNKWGDFYLVPEGGTNGLAVEGCQEILTKEDTVFNYICVAVGTGGTIAGLIKSKKKKQKVIGFPALNGGFIVEEIKKYAIKNDSWSLNKDYHFGGYAKYTEELIQFINDFSKQTNILLDPVYTGKMLFGILDLIEKDYFPENSKILAIHTGGIQGIEGFNQKLEKKNQQIINNL
- a CDS encoding ABC-F family ATP-binding cassette domain-containing protein, whose amino-acid sequence is MLNVHNLTVSFMGTDLFSGITFKLNKGDRIGLIGKNGAGKSTLLKVLSKDLETSGGTMAFDKDIRMGFLRQDIDFVEGRTILEEAYQAFEEIKAIELELDEINEQLATRTDYESEGYSQLIIDLTEKTERYELLGGYNYQGDTEKILQGLGFQREDFDKLTDTFSGGWRMRIELAKLLLQNNDILLLDEPTNHLDIESIIWLENFLKNYSGAIVLVSHDKMFLDNVTNRTIEISLGQIYDYKKPYSQFLLLRGEIKEKQLQAQKNQEKEIKQKQHLINKFKAKASKASMAQSLMKQLDKVELIEVDQDDNQAMNVRFAISKDPGKIIVEAENLSKSYGDKHVLEGVDLLIERNSKIAFVGQNGQGKSTLAKMMVGEIPFEGHLKLGHNVEVGYFAQNQSEHLPPEKTVLEIMEDAATDGNRMRVRDMLGSFLFGGDAVDKKAKVLSGGERNRLALCKLLLSPFNVLIMDEPTNHLDIASKTVLKEALNNFDGTLIVVSHDREFLQGLTTTVYGFKDKEIKEYLGDIDYFLEQHKMENLREAEKKTVVKIDKDTSKKEAHQLSREQEKQLKKLNNKLSNIETEIADLEKEIEKIDLELAQNYDEVSSRPNFFEKYKAKKAKVDSLMEQWEKVESEVANFS
- a CDS encoding DUF983 domain-containing protein; translation: MMFKKGTKIYSVLNGKCPRCQEGNFFKYKFTFNPSKITQLHSNCSNCNLKYMMEPSFFYGAMYVNYGITVGLSIVIFLISKLLFNLTLLQSFMAIIVALIVLAPVNLRLSRILWINMFVSFKKTNTF
- a CDS encoding NAD(P)/FAD-dependent oxidoreductase; translation: MKVDYIIVGLGLAGLAFAEELITAKKTFMVFEDASQTSSLVAGGVYNPVILKRFSPVWNAKEQLAVALPFYERLEKKFNIKFDEKFVIKKVFKSIKDQNNWFAAFDKPNVAPFLDEKLDKGSYSGVIGEHHFGNVKEGGRINTLKLVETYRNYLKEKNWIRFEKFNHKEIVLEENLAKYKDIEANTIVFAEGFGVKENPYFKHLPLDEVKGELITIHAPKLKIDFLLKSTLFVMPLGNNTYKIGATFNHLDKTSKPSKEGREELVEKLQKVISVPYKIIDQSAGIRPAVKDRRPMVGVHPEFKNLAVLNGLGTRGVMIAPTVAKNLFHHLTNNEKLDDEINIKRFK
- the gldN gene encoding gliding motility protein GldN yields the protein MTKNCIILFFAFLTTGLVSAQANLLNAKSVDQIGVKSEQQLAADNDGPLPYGYVDDRDVMWSKVVWEFIDLNQKINLPYYFPIDTTNISTDRRSLFDTLIKGIQQGKIKEAYSDSFFTSRMTPEEINSRLVNVRDENGYSDTYRIQSEDVGGYMIKGMWYFDKRQGELKYRMLAIAPMGKDVQTLGVQEIEDEELYELFWIFFPSARGVLHDAKVFNPQNASHPISFDHLLNARRFSSVIVREENIYGNRGIEDYVRGNSLFQLLEANKIKEDIRNKEMDMWNY
- the gldM gene encoding gliding motility protein GldM; this encodes MAGGKMSARQKMINLMYLVFIAMLALNMSKEVLSAFGFMNEKLVENNISTTEKNALAYDNLATKASEQPAKFGPLKAKADKVREYSSDFYSYLGDLKTKMISEIEDKNDYEVMDKTDWLDAYFFKGDGYTAEGQEFLDKINGYRTSVIQVLGTDSKFVPVLNSRFSTAEVKVSESEKSVPFLKARYEGFPMVASLTNFTQIQADIKNTESDIISDLLGGQLESEVSMSNYNGIVQLDKNAFYPGDKVTGSVVLGRYDPNLKPSRVELNGSKYDNFKDGSVVLDLRAGSVGEKDIKGTIYFMENGEEIPVPFKSTYSVISKPNAPVVSADKMNVVYRGLQNPISISLPGVPDKDIKASAPGLRKTGAGKYMMSPQGGTSVKISVNAKLADGNSINTSSTFRIKDIPAAMGTVRNQFGTVRMPKSGLANTPIGAGLPDFLFDLDLRVTSFKVKVPGQLAIVVNGTVLNAAAKKALAKARRGDMINIFDIKAVIKNNSYKIKKVLPVNIELTN
- the gldL gene encoding gliding motility protein GldL, which translates into the protein MAQSRTYKKTMNFVYGIGAAVVIIGALFKIQHIEIWGITGGMMLTIGLIAEAIVFAISAFDTPEDDLDWSKVYPELADGISSEKDQKKLGADGMLSQKLDNLLQEAKIDSSLMESLGSSMKNFQNAAEGLSAASGSVASTNKYNEEMSKAALQMESLNNLYKIQVENSSRQTELNTEVVQNTERLKEQMDALAKNMSSLNGVYGGMLSAMSTK